In Pontibacter deserti, the genomic stretch TTATATGCCAGCGGGCGCAGTTTCAGCCATACATCGCCGTACGGTTGGTTCAGGTAAGTCTGTTTAAATTCTTCCACCACCACTTTGCGCTGCACTTCTAAACCATGTTCGCTAAAAGCCAGGTCCATCATGCGGTCCGATTCCAGCCAGAAGCCAGTTTCAATGTTTTGGGCCGGCACAGTCAGGTAATAGTTGGTGATGTCGGGGCTGGTAAAGGCGTTATTTTCACCACCTACGCGCTGTAAGGGCTCATCATACACAGGTATATTTTTAGAACCGCTGAACATCAGGTGCTCAAATAAATGGGCAAAACCGGTGTGTTCTTCCACTTCATCGCGCGAACCTACATCGTACAGCACATTTAAAACTGCCATTGGCGATGTATGGTCTTCGTGCACGATCACGCGCAATCCGTTATCAAGCGTAAATTCTTTAAACTGTATCATTGTTTGTTTAAGACGTTAGATTATAGACGTTAGATTTTAGATTAAGATGTATGACCTTTCTTTAATAGTCCAGACCAAGGAAAGTCTAACATCTATTGTCTAAATTCTAATATCTGCTTTAAGAACAAAAGTATAAATTAGCGAGCTATTTTGTAGCTACGGCTAATATAGTAACTTGCCTACCTATAACGAAGTTTCTAATTTCTGAGATGAACTATAACCGCAAAGAATATTCCGAAGACGAACTAATCTCTCTTTACAGAGGCATACTTAAGCCCCGCATGATCGAAGAGCGCATGCTGGTGCTACTGCGACAGGGCAAAGTAAGTAAATGGTTTTCAGGTATAGGCCAGGAAGCTATTTCTGTAGGGTCGGCAATGGCTTTGGAGCAGGACGAATACATACTTCCGCTACACCGTAACCTGGGTGTTTTTACAAGCCGGAATGTGCCTTTAGATAAGTTGTTTGCACAGTTTCAGGGTAAGAAGACCGGCTTTACCAAAGGTCGCGACCGTTCGTTCCACTTCGGGTCAAACGAGCATCACATTGTAGGTATGATCTCGCACCTGGGCCCGCAACTGGCTGTAGCGGACGGTATAGCGCTGGCTGACCTGCTGGATAAAAGAGAAAAGGTAACACTGGTGTATAGTGGCGATGGCGGAGCTTCGGAAGGTGATTTTCATGAAGCACTGAATGTAGCGGCGGTGTGGGGTTTGCCGGTTATTTTTATGATAGAGAATAACGGGTATGGTTTGTCTACGCCAAGCAACGAGCAATTCAAATTCAATCAGTTTATAGATAAAGGCCCTGCTTATGGTATGGATGCCTTACAGATAGATGGTAACAACTTGCTGGAAGTATACCATACCGTAAAGCAAACAGCTGCCAGCATGCGCAAAAACCCGCGCCCGGTTCTGATCGAGGCGATGACCTTTAGAATGCGCGGACACGAAGAAGCCAGTGGTACCAAGTATGTGCCACAGGAATTGTTCGAGAAGTGGGCGAAGAAAGATCCGGTAGAGAATTACGAGAAGTATCTGCTGGATGAACTTATACTTACACAAAAGGCCGTAGAAAGTATACGCGAAGAACTGAAGGCTGAAATTGAAGAAGGATTGCAGGCAGCTTTTGCAACACCAATGCCAGTTGCCAGCCGTCAGGAAGAAATTGCCGACATGTATAAGCCATACGTGCAGCAGCCGGTAGCACCAGCCTCGGGAGCAAAAACCGAAAAACGTTTTGTAGACGCTATCTCGGATGGTTTGCGCCAGAGCATGGAACGTTATCCTGAGTTAGTACTTATGGGCCAGGACATTGCCGAGTATGGTGGTGTATTTAAGATTACAGAAGGCTTTGTTGATAAATTCGGGAAAGACCGGGTGCGTAACACGCCGCTTTGCGAGTCGGCTATAGTTGGTATTGGTTTGGGTATGTCTGTTAAGGGCAAGAAAAGCATGGTAGAGATGCAGTTTGCTGATTTTGTGACCTGCGCCTTTAACCAGATCGTGAATAACCTGGCCAAGAGCCATTACCGCTGGGCACAGAATGCCGATGTAGTGGTGCGTATGCCAACAGGTGCTGGCACAGCGGCCGGGCCGTTCCATTCGCAAAGCAACGAAGCGTGGTTCTTCCACACACCTGGCCTAAAAATAGTTTACCCGTCATCTCCATACGATGCCAAAGGCCTGTTGAATGCCGCTATCGAAGATCCGAACCCGGTGATGTATTTCGAGCATAAATTGCTTTACCGTTCTATTTCGCAGGATATTCCGGACGATTATTATACTATAGAGATTGGCAAAGCGAAAACGGTGGCAGAAGGTGATGATATTTCAATCATCACCTATGGTATGGGCGTGCATTGGGCCAAGCAACTGCAGCAGGAAATGCCGGAGATCAGTTTAGAAATACTGGATTTACGCTCGTTGTTGCCTTGGGATAAAGAAGCTGTTAAAAATACTGTAGCCAAGACAGGTCGCGTTATTATACTACACGAAGACACGTTAACGGGCGGTATTGGCGGCGAAATAGCAGCCTGGATCGGGGAGAATTGCTTTGAGCACCTTGATGGACCAGTAGCCCGTGTAGCCAGCTTGGATACTGCCGTGCCTTTTGCGCCGCCGCTCGAAGCAGAGTTTTTGCCAAAACAGCGTCTCCGCGAAAAGGTTGAAGCTATACTTGCATATTAAACAGCTCCATTAATTAACCTAACAGTTATGGCATATACCCGTGTTTTTTACCTTTTATTACTTTGTGTGGCGCTGTCTTTTGCAACAGGCTGCGGTAAAAAAGGCATACCCTGCCCGTCGCCTAATGGTAAAAGTATGAAGGTGTCAGCAAAAGGCTCCGGAAGTATGGAAGCCATTAAGGTGCCTTACAACAAAGATGGGCGGGTGCAGAAACGCAAAAGATTCTTGTTCTTCTAATGCTTGTCTGCGTAGAATAAAAAGTATAATTTAAAAGAGAGCGTATGGTGAAGATTTTTGTAAAATGGGCTTTATGTTTTTTGATTATGCTTTTTATAGGTACAATGCCTGCCATGTCGCAGATAAAGCAACAAACAGAAGAGAAGCATAAAAAGGAGCGTAATCAATATCTAAGGGAAGCTGAAAAAACAGAATCTACTTACAAAGAAACACATCTGAATACGGATGCCTATACTTTTAAAAAAGGTGAAGCTGCCCGTAAAAGAGTAAAAAAACGTGACGAGCGCAGGCAATACAAGTTTGATGAAACAGGTAAGCCGCTTAAAAAGAAATCATTAATCCGGAAGAAGGCAACCAAGAAGCAGGCTACCGGGTAAAATACTACTCAACCAAATTACGCTTACAATGAATTGGCACCCACTAAACAGTACAGAGCAGTTAGATGTAATATTAGAAGAATCGAAGCAGACGCCTATCGTTATATTTAAACATAGCACAGCCTGCTCGATCAGTTCAACAGCTAAAAGCCGGCTGGAGCGCCAATGGGATGGCAAAGGGCTGGATCATATTAAACCTTATTACCTCGACCTGCTGGCTTACCGCCCGGTCTCTAATGAAATAGCCGAAGTATTGCATGTGCAGCACCAGTCGCCGCAGTTATTACTGGTACAGGATGGCATGTGCACGTATAATGCGTCACATTTAAGTATAAGCGTTGACGAGCTGAAGAAAAAAATTGCTGCTTCCAATTAACAGAAGCAGCAATTTTATTTTTTAGTTCTGGTAAATAAAACTTACCGATTGCTTTATTTCCGGATGAAGGCTTAGCGCAACCGGACAGGTGCGTGCCGCGTTCTCCAACATAGCTTTTTCTTTTTCAGAATAGGTTATTGCCGGCATTTTAAACGTTAGTACTACCTCAGCAATACGACGTGGCTCGGCAGCCATAATTTTAGTGGTTTCAATTTCCATTCCTTCAATAGCGATATTGTTGCGTTGTGCCACAATTCCCATAATGGTCATCATGCAGCTGCCTAATGCGGCGCATACAAGATCAGAAGGAGAGAAAGCTTCGCCACGACCATTATTATCAAGAGGGGCATCGGTAATAATGGTGTTGCCTGAAGCCAGGTGTTGAGCGGTTGTACGTAGTTCGCCCTGGTATTTATTTTGGATAGTTGCCATTAGAATTATAATATTTGAACAGAACGTGAAATTAGTTACTTTTAAACAAACTATAAATTAATTAAAGTGATACGATACATCGCTTTCGTGCTGACACTCGCTTTTGCAAGTATAGCCCTGCCTGCGCTTGCTCAATCTGAAGAGGAAGAAGAGTTCGAGAATGAGCTCAGCTATGGTGTGAACCTGAACTCTAACGGTGGCCTTATTGGTGGCGCTTTTATTCGTTCGGCTTATACCATGGACCACAACATGCTGCAGTTTGGTGCCGTGGAGATAGTTGAAGTAAAGCACCCGAGAGAGATGCGTGGTTACAGTTCCGAAACAGGCGATTCGTTTATCATTGGAAAACAGAATTACCTCTTTGTGGTTCGCCCGCACTATGGCCGCGAGCTGGTACTGTTCAGAAAAGCTGCTGAGTCTGGCGTTCAGGTAAATGCCTTAGGCGCCATAGGCCCTTCTCTGGGTTTCCTGGTTCCTTATTACATCCGGTATAACTATGGCCAGCTGGGCACGCCAAACGATGTGCGCACAGAGCAGTATGATCCGCAGGATCATAAAAGTTTAGAAAAAGTACAGGGTAGTGCAGGCGTATTTACAGGCTTAGGTGAAGGTGACATAAACTTAGGTGCCCATTTAAAAGGCGGTTTGAGCTTTGAGTATGGCCGGTATAACGAAAGTATAGCCGGTATAGAAGTTGGTGTAATGGTAGAAGCTTATACCAAGAAGCTGGTTATGATTCCTGATGCTAAAAATTACAGCCGGTTTACTTCTGTATATCTTAATATCTACTACGGTCGCCGTAAATAATATCATCTCCGAACAAATCCGCCTTACTGTCTGTTGCAAGTAGAAGATGTGTAAAACTTAGCTGTACGCTAATGTCTCTTAACACATTACTTCCTATCTTTGCAACATGGATGAATTAATATCACTTCCGGTAATACAGCCTAATACAACACCCGCAGAGCTGAGTGAAAATGGCAAAATCCGTAAGCCAAACTGGCTTCGTGTTAAATTGCCTGTAGGGCAGGAATATACTAAAGTACGCAACATAGTATCTGAATATAAACTGCATACCATCTGCGAAAGCGGCAATTGCCCGAATATGGGTGAGTGCTGGGGCGCAGGTACAGCCACCTTCATGATTCTGGGTAACGTTTGTACGCGCAGCTGCTCTTTCTGCGCTGTAGCTACAGGCCGACCTAATGAGTATGATGAAGACGAGCCACGCCGTGTAGCGGAAGCGATACAGCTAATGGGTGTAAAGCACGCCGTTATAACTTCTGTTAACCGCGATGAGCTGAAAGACCGTGGTGCTGCCATCTGGCATGAAACAGTAAGGCTGGTAAAAGAACTCTCTCCTGCTACAACTATAGAAACTCTTATTCCGGATGTGAAGGCTAACTGGGACGCCCTGATCACGATGATCTCGCCGGGCCAGGAAGTAGTATCGCATAACATGGAAACAGTGAAGGAACTATACCGTCAGGTACGTCCGCAAGCCAAGTATGAGCGTAGCCTGGAGCAGATAAAGCGTACCAAAGAGTATGGCAAACGCACGAAGACAGGTATAATGCTGGGCCTTGGCGAAACCCGTGAGCAGGTATACCAGGCGATGGATGATCTTGCTGCTAATGGTTGTGATATTTTAACCTTAGGCCAGTACCTGCAGCCAACCAAACTGCATATTGAGGTGGCAGAATTCATACATCCGGATCTATTTGCCCATTATCGTGAAGAAGGTTTAAGCAGAGGCATTAAGTATGTGGAGTCAGGTCCGCTGGTGCGTTCATCATACCATGCTGAGCGCCATGTGCATGTATAGTTCTAACTAAGAAATTTAATTAAGCCCTGTTGCCCAATGGTAACAGGGCTTTTTTTGTAAGTATAGCTTATTTAATTTCTGGCAGGACACTCTGTTGTTCGTTTCTACCGGACATTATTCTGCGAATTTCTTTCCGGCATAAATCCATTTCAGGCTAGTTACCAGATTGTTAACGAGCTTATAGAGTAATAAACAATCTTAATTATATGGTAATATTACTATATATTTTTTGACTGAAGTGCATGGTGTGTTATATATAACCGGATTAATAAAATTTAGCTAAAAATATAACTTAAGACATATATTTGTAATTTTTTATATATTATGATATAATTTTTTGAATTGAGCACAACATATTTATGTGTTTTGAGTAAATGAAATTGTTCAATATGTATAGTCGAATGTCTATATATAATACTCTTCGAATATCTCATTTCAATATAACCACATGAATAAACTTCTACTGCTGATTTATGCCATCTTCTCTGTCGGCATCACCCTTAGCTATGGGCAGACGCAAGATGTGCTGGGCAATGCAAGTAGTTATGCAGTGCTCGCCTCCTCCCAAATCAACAACACCGGCCAGACAGGTATTACCGGAAACGTAGGCGTTAGCCCCGGTAACACCATTAACGGCGAGTCGGGGCTTGTTGTGAAATCTGGAAAGATTGAAAATAATACGCCATCAGCTACCAGCGCTGCGCAAGATGCATTGGTAGCTTATAATGCGTTGTATGCCCGCACGCCTGTAAAAAATATAGGTGGTAACCTCGGAGAAAGTGCTTTGCCATTAGGGCCCGGCACCTATAAAATTACCGGCGATGCCAGTTTTAAAGGGGTACTTACGGTTGATGGTGGCGGAGATGTAAACTCCGTATTCGTGTTTATAATTGATGGTGACCTGCTAACGGATGCTCCGGCGGCGGGTGTGCTTGCTATGAACGGTGCTCAACCCAGCAATATTTTCTGGATCGTAACAGGTAATGTACACTTGGGTGGTTCAACTGGTTTTCAGGGTACCATTATAGCCCAAAACAATATAACACTTGATGCAGGCGTGGTTGTGATCGGTAGAATAATGTCTCTTAACGGACAGATAAACCTGAACTCTAATAACGTATTCCTGCCAAACGTGGTGGTTACAGACTTGGGAGTTACCAAAGAAGCAGCCGAAGGCGATTATGTGATAGGCTCTGAAGTAACGTATACTATAACAGCAGTAAACAACGGACCAGGCACAGCAACTGATGTGCAGGTAAAAGAGAACATTCCGGCTGGTCTGGAGTTTGTTCGCGTTGAGTCGGCTTCACAGGGTACTTATGATGCAACCACCCATACCTGGAACGTAGGCATTTTAGTAAACACAGGCACTGCAACCCTGAAACTTGTCTTCAAAGTAACAGCTTCCGGCGAGATCAAAAACGGAGTAACAGTAATTGGTAAAGATCCGGATCCGAACCCAGGCGATAACACTGAAGAAGAACCAATTGACGTGCCAGTGCCTTCGCATAACCTGAGCATCACTAAAACAGCAAGCGGTGCACCATATAAAGTTGGTGGATTAGTAACCTATACTATAGTTGCCAGCAACAGTGGCCCGTATGCAGCTACAGGTGTAATTGTGACCGATGTATTGCCAGCTGGACTGCAGTACCAGAGCCACACCACAAGCAAAGGGACTTACGATCCAATAACAGGAATCTATCTGGTAGGTGATCTGGGTAAAGACGAGAGTGTAACCTTAACTATAGTTGCTAAAATAGTAGCAGCAGGTAATATAGTAAACGTAGCTACCATTACAAGCCCTACACTTCCGGACCCTAACCCAGGCGACAACACAGACGAAGAACCGATTGACGTAACCTGCGATGCACCAACATTAGCTATAAATGGCAACGGCAATCTGTGCGAGGGTGAAGAAACTACTTATACTATAACAGAAGTTATCGGCGCAACTTATACTTATACTTTGCCAACCGGCTTTACAGAAGTATCCAGAACAGCTACATCTATAACTATAAAAGCAGGAAATGCTGGTGGTGTGCTGAAAGTTGAAGTAAAAGACCTGTGCGGCAACGAATACACAGTAACTAAAACAGTAGCTGTAACAGCTAAGCCAGTAGTAACTATAAACGGCCCGGCGCAGGCTTGTGCTAACTCAGAAGGCCTGATTTATAACGTAGTTGGTGCCGGTGAAGGCGCTACATATGAATGGGTTGTAACAGGTGGTGTTACCTTAGTAAGCCAGCCAGGCGCAGCAACGGCAACTGTAAATGTAGGCGCAACAGGCGGTACGATCTCAGTTAAAGTAAAGAACAGCTGCTTCGAGAGCGACCCGGCAACTACAACTATAACCATACTTCCGGTTCCTGTTAAGCCAACACCATTGGCAGGTGCAAGCGAGCTTTGCGCAGGCAGCACTCCAACTTATGAGATTGCTGAAGTGCCAGGTGCCACTGGCTATACCTGGACAGTACCAGCAGGCTGGACGATCACATCAGGTCAAAACACAACCAAGATAACAGTAATTGCAGGTGCGACTTCTGGGAACGTAACGGTAACAGCCGAAAACGAATGCGGAAGCAGCGAAGCAGCAATCTTTACAGTAGCGGCCAGCAGCACACCGGCAGCAGCAACTATAAATGGAAGTGCAGGTGCATGTATCGGAGCTCCACTAACTTATAGTGTAACGCCTGTTGATGGTGCTACAGATTATGAATGGACAGTGCCACAAGGCTGGACTATAGTAAGCGGAAACCACACTCCAACTATAGAAGTAACTGTAGGCGACCAGGCAGGTGATGTAACAGTAACTATAAGCAATAGCTGCGGAGCCGGTGCAACAGCAAAATTAGCGGTAGCGCCAACTGTTAAACCAGCTACACCAACTATAAGCGGCCCA encodes the following:
- a CDS encoding alpha-ketoacid dehydrogenase subunit alpha/beta, encoding MNYNRKEYSEDELISLYRGILKPRMIEERMLVLLRQGKVSKWFSGIGQEAISVGSAMALEQDEYILPLHRNLGVFTSRNVPLDKLFAQFQGKKTGFTKGRDRSFHFGSNEHHIVGMISHLGPQLAVADGIALADLLDKREKVTLVYSGDGGASEGDFHEALNVAAVWGLPVIFMIENNGYGLSTPSNEQFKFNQFIDKGPAYGMDALQIDGNNLLEVYHTVKQTAASMRKNPRPVLIEAMTFRMRGHEEASGTKYVPQELFEKWAKKDPVENYEKYLLDELILTQKAVESIREELKAEIEEGLQAAFATPMPVASRQEEIADMYKPYVQQPVAPASGAKTEKRFVDAISDGLRQSMERYPELVLMGQDIAEYGGVFKITEGFVDKFGKDRVRNTPLCESAIVGIGLGMSVKGKKSMVEMQFADFVTCAFNQIVNNLAKSHYRWAQNADVVVRMPTGAGTAAGPFHSQSNEAWFFHTPGLKIVYPSSPYDAKGLLNAAIEDPNPVMYFEHKLLYRSISQDIPDDYYTIEIGKAKTVAEGDDISIITYGMGVHWAKQLQQEMPEISLEILDLRSLLPWDKEAVKNTVAKTGRVIILHEDTLTGGIGGEIAAWIGENCFEHLDGPVARVASLDTAVPFAPPLEAEFLPKQRLREKVEAILAY
- the ytxJ gene encoding bacillithiol system redox-active protein YtxJ, which translates into the protein MNWHPLNSTEQLDVILEESKQTPIVIFKHSTACSISSTAKSRLERQWDGKGLDHIKPYYLDLLAYRPVSNEIAEVLHVQHQSPQLLLVQDGMCTYNASHLSISVDELKKKIAASN
- a CDS encoding OsmC family protein, producing the protein MATIQNKYQGELRTTAQHLASGNTIITDAPLDNNGRGEAFSPSDLVCAALGSCMMTIMGIVAQRNNIAIEGMEIETTKIMAAEPRRIAEVVLTFKMPAITYSEKEKAMLENAARTCPVALSLHPEIKQSVSFIYQN
- the lipA gene encoding lipoyl synthase, whose product is MDELISLPVIQPNTTPAELSENGKIRKPNWLRVKLPVGQEYTKVRNIVSEYKLHTICESGNCPNMGECWGAGTATFMILGNVCTRSCSFCAVATGRPNEYDEDEPRRVAEAIQLMGVKHAVITSVNRDELKDRGAAIWHETVRLVKELSPATTIETLIPDVKANWDALITMISPGQEVVSHNMETVKELYRQVRPQAKYERSLEQIKRTKEYGKRTKTGIMLGLGETREQVYQAMDDLAANGCDILTLGQYLQPTKLHIEVAEFIHPDLFAHYREEGLSRGIKYVESGPLVRSSYHAERHVHV
- a CDS encoding ice-binding family protein, with protein sequence MNKLLLLIYAIFSVGITLSYGQTQDVLGNASSYAVLASSQINNTGQTGITGNVGVSPGNTINGESGLVVKSGKIENNTPSATSAAQDALVAYNALYARTPVKNIGGNLGESALPLGPGTYKITGDASFKGVLTVDGGGDVNSVFVFIIDGDLLTDAPAAGVLAMNGAQPSNIFWIVTGNVHLGGSTGFQGTIIAQNNITLDAGVVVIGRIMSLNGQINLNSNNVFLPNVVVTDLGVTKEAAEGDYVIGSEVTYTITAVNNGPGTATDVQVKENIPAGLEFVRVESASQGTYDATTHTWNVGILVNTGTATLKLVFKVTASGEIKNGVTVIGKDPDPNPGDNTEEEPIDVPVPSHNLSITKTASGAPYKVGGLVTYTIVASNSGPYAATGVIVTDVLPAGLQYQSHTTSKGTYDPITGIYLVGDLGKDESVTLTIVAKIVAAGNIVNVATITSPTLPDPNPGDNTDEEPIDVTCDAPTLAINGNGNLCEGEETTYTITEVIGATYTYTLPTGFTEVSRTATSITIKAGNAGGVLKVEVKDLCGNEYTVTKTVAVTAKPVVTINGPAQACANSEGLIYNVVGAGEGATYEWVVTGGVTLVSQPGAATATVNVGATGGTISVKVKNSCFESDPATTTITILPVPVKPTPLAGASELCAGSTPTYEIAEVPGATGYTWTVPAGWTITSGQNTTKITVIAGATSGNVTVTAENECGSSEAAIFTVAASSTPAAATINGSAGACIGAPLTYSVTPVDGATDYEWTVPQGWTIVSGNHTPTIEVTVGDQAGDVTVTISNSCGAGATAKLAVAPTVKPATPTISGPAETCAGSEDNVYSIPAVEGATKYTWTVPIGWTITAGDNTNSITVDAGESGGEVSVIVTNACGDSEAGVFNATITTPPTNAGPITDNSTLCEGLTYSIAEVAGATGYTWSVPAGCTITSGQGTTSIKVTAANANIIGDIKVIAMTGGCSSPEALIALDMTKVDGSLKFPKAFSPNGDGTNDTWTIANLEKYTSNEVVIFNRYGTEVYKKKNYQNDWAGNGLEQGTYFYKVNVKLCDGKDQVFTGYVTIFR